GGTAAAATATGATATACTTCTACATTAATAATTTCTCCTATTTTACTTTTAATTTTTTTATAGGTATTAGTATTATCATATTCATTTATTTTTGAAAGTAAATTTTGTCTTAGAGATAAAATGGCTCTCCTCCCTATAGATTTCAATTCTACTTTTTCGGTTACTTCTTCTCCAATTTCAAAATCCATTTCTATTTTACGGGCTGTAGATAATTCTATTTCTTGATTTGGATCTTTTACAGTTCCATTTTTAACAACTATACGATTTCTCCAAATTTCTAAATCTCCTTGATCTGGATTAACAATAATATCGTAATTTTTAGAAGAATCATATTTTTTTTTTAATACACATCTTATAGATTCTTCTAGTATGGCCATTAAACTTACTCTATCTATGTTTTTTTCATATTTAAAATCTGAAAAAGAATCTATTAAAGCTTCATTATCCATAATTTTTAAATTTAAAAATTGAATCAAAATTTTTTATCTTTTATCTTTTATAACGTAATTCAATATCTATTATATTCTTCAATATACTAAGAAAGGATAAAATTTATTGAAAATTACTTATACTAAGTTAATTTGAATAATAGAGAGATTTATCTATATTTTTAAAAATTATTATGGAAATATTAGAAATATTTAATATTCAATATAAATGGATTTTTTATGAATTTACTCCAAATTTTTTTTTAAAAAAATGGGGTAGTATAGCCTTGATCATAATTTGTAAAATATTTTTATTTACTTGTTTATTAATTACTTTGGAATTTATTTTTAATAGGGTAGTTCGTTTGATAGGTAGAAGAATTATAAGTTCTACTCACTTTATTTGGGATAATATATTATATGAAAATAAAGTTTTTGATAGTTTAGCACATTTTTTTCCATTATCAATTGGATTTATTTTAATCAACCCAGTTTTTAAAAACTATCCTAAAATTATTCTATATCTAGAAAAAATATTTGATATATTATTTGTATTGATAATTTTACAATTTTTGATTAGAGTAGTTAATTCAATTATGAGAATTTATACTAGTGAAAATAGTCATCAAACCATTGCAGTCCGTTCTTTTTCACAATTATTAAAAATAATATCGGTTATGTTTTGTGTTTTGGTAATTATTTCTATTTTAACAAAAAATGATCTTATTACTGTTCTTACTAGTTTAGGAGCAATAACTGCTATTGTTATACTAGTTTTTAGGGATACAATCCTAGGATTTGTATCTGGAGTACAGATGGCTTCTACTAAAATGATCAAAGTAGGAGATTGGATAGGAATACATAAATATAGTATAGAAGGTACTGTAATAGAAATAAATTTAACTTCTGCAAAAATAGAAAATTTTGATAAAACTATTACAAGTGTTCCTACTTATGATCTTATATCTACTGCAGTAACTAATTTTGAGGTAATGCGTAAAAAAAATATACGTAGAATCAAAAGATCTATTTTATTTAGCATACAATCATTTCAGTTTTGTAATTCAGAAAGTTTAGAAAAATTCCAAAATTTTTATTTAATAAAAAATTATATTCATAGAAAACAAAAAGAAATAGAAATTTTTAATAAAGATCAAAATATTGATCTTAATATAGATATTAATGGAAGAAAATTAACTAACATTGGTATTTTTCGTCAATATGCATTATCTTATTTACATCAACACCCTAAAATATCTCAATCAGAAACTTTGATGGTAAGACACTTAAATCCTACACCTTATGGTCTTCCTGTCGAATTATATTGTTTTACGAATACTTCTGAATCTATAAAATATGAACAAATACAAGCTAGTGTTTTTGATCACTTATTAACAGCTTCTAAAGAATTTAGTTTAAAAGTTACACAAGTAACTACAAATATTTCTCCTTAAAATTAAATTAATATGGTCAAATTAAGTGTGAATTTAAATAAAATAGCAACATTAAGAAATTCAAGAGGAGGAAACATTCCAAATATTTTACAAGTAGCCATAGATATTCAGAAATTTGGGGCAAATGGGATTACTATTCATCCACGTCCTGATGAAAGGCATATATCCTATAAGGATGTTTATGATATAAAATCTATTATTACAACTGAATTAAACATTGAAGGGAATCCTATCAATAAATTCATGAAATTAGTATTGGATATTTTACCAAATCAAGTGACATTAGTACCTGATTTAGAAAATGTAATAACATCAAATTCCGGATGGAATACAATTCTTTATCAAGATTTTTTAACTGAAAAAATTAATAAGTTGAAAGATCATGGAATTCGTACTTCTATATTTTTAGATCCAAATCCAAAATTAGTTTCATATGCGGCTAATACAGGTGCTGATCGAATAGAGTTATATACTGAAAATTTTGCGATAGGATACGCCAATAAAAAATGGAATTGTATTCATCCTTATATTATTACAGCAAAAGAAGCTATGAATCATCATTTATTAGTTAATGCTGGACATGATTTAAATTTAGAAAATATTTCTTTTTTAATTGAAAAAATTCCAAATATCGAAGAAGTATCTATAGGTCATTCTTTGATTAGCGATTCTCTTTATATGGGATTAGAAAATACCATTCAAACTTATTTAAAAAAAATTTATAAATCTTGTAAAAAAAAGTCAATAATAGAGTAAAATATGATTTTACATTCTAAAATTTTGGGAAATGGATTCCCAATATTAGTTTTTCATGGATTATTTGGTAATGGAGAAAATTGGATATCTTTTGCAAAAAAAATTTCTAAAAAATATCAAGTTCATTTACTTGATATTAGAAATCATGGAAAAAGTTTTTTTTCAAAAAAAATGGATTATGATCTTATATCAAAAGATATTTTAGAATATATTCGTCATTATAATTTATTTCAAACAATATTGATAGGTCATTCTATTGGAGGTAGGGCTGTTATGAAATTTTCCCTCAATTATCCATTGATTCCTAAAAAAATTATAATTGTGGATATTAGTCCTAAGGCCTATTCTTCTAAATATTATAAAAATATTATTCAAATATTAAAAAGTGTAAATTTTAATGTTATTCAAACAAGAAAAGATCTTGATTTTTTTTTAAAACCATTTATTCAAAATGTAGAAGTACGATCATTTTTTTCCAAATGCACTTACAGAAAAAAAAATGGTAAATTATCTTTTTGCTTTTTTTTATTTGGAATTGAAAAAAATTATTATTCCTTAATTCATCAGGAAATTAAAGATGGTTGTTATAAAAATCCTGTACTTTTTTTACGTGGGGAATATTCTGATTACATTCTTCCTGAAGATTTTATTTTTATCAAAAAATTATTTCCAAAAGCAAAAATTATGACAGTTAATAAATCTAAACATTGGGTACATATAGATAATCCTATAGATTTTTATAAAAAAGTATCTGATTTTTTAAACGAAAAAACATAAATCTTATTTAGGTATTTTTTTAAAAAAATTACATAATTTCTAAATTTGAAAAAAAAAAACAATATTATGATCTTGGATATTAAAATGATTCGAAGTTTTTATTCAAATTTAAAATTGAGAATTAATAAAATTCGAAATAAAATAGGTAGGCCTATGAACTATTCTGAAAAAATTCTATATTCTCATATTTCAAATAAAATAAATTTAGATAATCAAGATTTTAAGGATTCTTATTTAAATTTTTTTCCGGATCGTTTAGCTATGCAAGATGCTACAGCACAAATGACCATACTTCAATTTATGAAAACTGGAAAAAATAAAACAAAAATACCTACAACGGTGCATTGCGATCATCTTATAAAATCAGTAAATGGAGCAGAAGTAGATTTAAAGGAATCTATAATAGAAAACCAAGAAATTTATGATTTTTTGAAATCGGCATCCAATAAATATGGGATAGGATTTTGGACCCCTGGATCAGGAATTATTCATCAAATTATTTTAGAAAATTATGCTTTTCCTGGAGGAATGATGATTGGAACAGATTCTCATACTCCTAATGCTGGAGGATTAGGTATGTTAGCTATAGGAATAGGAGGAGCAGATGCAGTAGAGGTTATGTCTGGATCCTTTTTAGAATTAAAAATTCCTAAAATTATTGGAGTTTATTTAAAAGGGAATTTAAATGGATGGGCTTCTCCTAAAGATGTAATATTAAAATTATCTGGAATTTTAGGTGTTTCAGGAGCTAAAGGTTTTATTATTGAATATTTTGGAGATGGTATAGAAAGTATTTCATGTACAGGTAAGGCAACTATATGTAACATGGGTGCTGAAGTTGGAGCTACTTCTTCTTTATTCCCATATGATCCAAAAATGAGGATTTTTTTAGATCAAAGTGGAAGAAAAGAAATATCTGAAATGGCAGATGAATTAAGCCAATTTTTAAAATCAGATAGAGAAGTAAATAACAATCCATATCAATATTATGATAAAATAATAGAAATAGATTTAAATATATTAGAACCGCATATAAATGGACCATTTACTCCTGATCGTGCTATTCCAATTTCTAAAATGAAAGAAGAAGTGATAAAAAATAATTGGCCTATTAAAATAGAAGTAGGATTAATCGGATCTTGTACAAATTCTTCTTATGAAGATCTATCAAAATCCATTTCTATTATTAAACAAGCAAAAAAAAAAAGATTAAAAATTTCTTCTGAATTTTTAATAACTCCAGGATCTGAAAAAGTATATCGTTTAATAAAAGAACAAGGATTTATTTCTATTTTTCATAAAATAGGTGCAAAAATTTTTTCTAATTCTTGTGGTCCTTGCATTGGACAATGGGGTAGAAAAAAAAATCATAAAAAAAGAAAAAATACAATTATTCATTCTTTTAATAGAAATTTTTCATCCCGTAATGATGGAAATCCAAAAAC
The nucleotide sequence above comes from Blattabacterium clevelandi. Encoded proteins:
- a CDS encoding aconitate hydratase; protein product: MILDIKMIRSFYSNLKLRINKIRNKIGRPMNYSEKILYSHISNKINLDNQDFKDSYLNFFPDRLAMQDATAQMTILQFMKTGKNKTKIPTTVHCDHLIKSVNGAEVDLKESIIENQEIYDFLKSASNKYGIGFWTPGSGIIHQIILENYAFPGGMMIGTDSHTPNAGGLGMLAIGIGGADAVEVMSGSFLELKIPKIIGVYLKGNLNGWASPKDVILKLSGILGVSGAKGFIIEYFGDGIESISCTGKATICNMGAEVGATSSLFPYDPKMRIFLDQSGRKEISEMADELSQFLKSDREVNNNPYQYYDKIIEIDLNILEPHINGPFTPDRAIPISKMKEEVIKNNWPIKIEVGLIGSCTNSSYEDLSKSISIIKQAKKKRLKISSEFLITPGSEKVYRLIKEQGFISIFHKIGAKIFSNSCGPCIGQWGRKKNHKKRKNTIIHSFNRNFSSRNDGNPKTHAFIASPEIVTALIFSGYLTFDPRTDKLKNEIGEYIKFEEPKSIDLPICKNFNLKTLGYENPEKNGKNISVYINPKSKRIQELSEFPFWNRKNLLNIRLLIKVKGKCTTDHISMAGPWLKYRGHLEKISENLLIGAVNAFNNKMNKIKNIFTGNYGTVPDTAKFYKLKKIPTLIVGDENYGEGSSREHAAMEPRFLGVRIVLVKSFSRIHETNLKKQGILALTFLNSSDYYKIKEEDIFHFYIKDLRPKKNIDVELIHNNGKIEKIKVQHSYNKRQIQWFIFGSFLNFIREKNKNNFI
- a CDS encoding alpha/beta fold hydrolase — its product is MILHSKILGNGFPILVFHGLFGNGENWISFAKKISKKYQVHLLDIRNHGKSFFSKKMDYDLISKDILEYIRHYNLFQTILIGHSIGGRAVMKFSLNYPLIPKKIIIVDISPKAYSSKYYKNIIQILKSVNFNVIQTRKDLDFFLKPFIQNVEVRSFFSKCTYRKKNGKLSFCFFLFGIEKNYYSLIHQEIKDGCYKNPVLFLRGEYSDYILPEDFIFIKKLFPKAKIMTVNKSKHWVHIDNPIDFYKKVSDFLNEKT
- a CDS encoding mechanosensitive ion channel family protein; this translates as MEILEIFNIQYKWIFYEFTPNFFLKKWGSIALIIICKIFLFTCLLITLEFIFNRVVRLIGRRIISSTHFIWDNILYENKVFDSLAHFFPLSIGFILINPVFKNYPKIILYLEKIFDILFVLIILQFLIRVVNSIMRIYTSENSHQTIAVRSFSQLLKIISVMFCVLVIISILTKNDLITVLTSLGAITAIVILVFRDTILGFVSGVQMASTKMIKVGDWIGIHKYSIEGTVIEINLTSAKIENFDKTITSVPTYDLISTAVTNFEVMRKKNIRRIKRSILFSIQSFQFCNSESLEKFQNFYLIKNYIHRKQKEIEIFNKDQNIDLNIDINGRKLTNIGIFRQYALSYLHQHPKISQSETLMVRHLNPTPYGLPVELYCFTNTSESIKYEQIQASVFDHLLTASKEFSLKVTQVTTNISP
- a CDS encoding pyridoxine 5'-phosphate synthase — protein: MVKLSVNLNKIATLRNSRGGNIPNILQVAIDIQKFGANGITIHPRPDERHISYKDVYDIKSIITTELNIEGNPINKFMKLVLDILPNQVTLVPDLENVITSNSGWNTILYQDFLTEKINKLKDHGIRTSIFLDPNPKLVSYAANTGADRIELYTENFAIGYANKKWNCIHPYIITAKEAMNHHLLVNAGHDLNLENISFLIEKIPNIEEVSIGHSLISDSLYMGLENTIQTYLKKIYKSCKKKSIIE